A genomic window from Leptolyngbya sp. BL0902 includes:
- a CDS encoding ATP-binding protein — MTATPRPSDEELLTEIYSSFEPFKPPVKEAYVDCQEVRGRWDVVRELGRRITRSKEPTCQLYTGHRGVGKSTELLRLREFLEGRGYFVVYFAADNEDLEPQDAEYADILFACTRHLVQSIPIDNHNPLVDWLRERWESMKELARSEVQFDGLSLEGQIAQFGSISSTLRTIPDKRREIRQKVNDYTPSLVAALNDFIQEAQKTLPETCPGIVIMADNLDRIVEIQKEGQPSNYDEIYLNRSEILRGLACHVIYTVPISMVYSERATRLEDNYDKPDVLPMVMVRYPDGTLNPEGLAKFREIIQKRVALIDADLAEHLDSQLFDSPETLEHLCLMSGGHLRILMQLIQRAIDWTDRLPITAQAVQIAIEEARETYLNTIQADQWKLLAQVCQNRFADNDPHCLRLLLNRCLLEYRYYDQQGKLHRWHNVHPLIEDLPAFQRAMTQNPFS, encoded by the coding sequence ATGACCGCCACCCCACGCCCCAGCGATGAAGAACTGCTGACGGAAATCTACAGTTCCTTTGAGCCGTTTAAGCCTCCGGTGAAGGAAGCCTACGTGGATTGCCAGGAGGTGCGGGGGCGTTGGGATGTGGTGCGCGAACTGGGCCGACGCATCACCCGATCTAAGGAACCCACCTGTCAGTTGTATACGGGCCATCGGGGGGTGGGCAAATCCACGGAACTGCTGCGGCTGCGGGAGTTTCTGGAGGGGCGGGGCTATTTTGTGGTGTACTTTGCCGCCGATAACGAAGACCTGGAACCCCAGGATGCGGAGTATGCCGATATTCTGTTTGCCTGCACCCGCCACCTGGTACAAAGCATCCCCATCGACAATCACAACCCCCTAGTGGATTGGCTGCGGGAGCGGTGGGAATCGATGAAGGAACTGGCCCGCTCGGAGGTGCAGTTTGATGGGCTGAGCCTGGAGGGTCAGATTGCCCAGTTTGGCAGCATTAGCTCCACCCTGCGCACCATCCCCGACAAACGGCGGGAAATTCGCCAAAAGGTGAACGACTACACCCCTTCCCTAGTGGCGGCGCTGAACGATTTTATTCAGGAAGCCCAGAAAACCCTGCCGGAAACCTGCCCCGGCATTGTGATCATGGCGGACAACCTGGATCGGATAGTGGAAATCCAGAAAGAAGGACAGCCCAGCAACTACGACGAAATTTACCTCAACCGCAGCGAAATTTTGCGGGGACTAGCCTGCCATGTGATCTACACCGTGCCGATTTCCATGGTCTATTCCGAACGGGCCACCCGCCTGGAGGACAACTATGACAAGCCCGACGTGTTGCCCATGGTGATGGTGCGCTACCCCGATGGCACCCTCAACCCAGAGGGGCTGGCCAAGTTTCGAGAAATTATCCAAAAACGGGTGGCGCTGATTGATGCTGACCTAGCAGAACACTTAGATAGCCAACTCTTCGACAGCCCGGAGACCCTAGAACATCTATGCCTGATGAGCGGCGGACACCTGCGAATTTTGATGCAGCTCATTCAGCGGGCCATCGACTGGACGGATCGCCTGCCGATTACGGCCCAAGCGGTGCAAATTGCCATCGAAGAAGCCCGCGAAACCTACCTCAACACCATCCAGGCCGACCAATGGAAACTGTTGGCCCAAGTCTGCCAAAACCGCTTTGCCGACAACGATCCCCACTGTCTACGGTTATTGCTAAACCGCTGTCTGCTGGAATATCGCTACTATGATCAGCAAGGCAAACTGCACCGCTGGCACAACGTCCACCCCCTCATCGAAGACCTCCCAGCCTTCCAACGCGCCATGACCCAAAACCCCTTCTCCTAA
- a CDS encoding tetratricopeptide repeat protein has translation MTLAKTAKQIAADPEAQYQALRRSLRRRKGFGLLFIQASPAKAQELLQRLQTDLPQKTIGTLTLTEPITNLYNLVAERPDLADLNILFIQGIEKSLEADIKPGYGGEGDYYNLDTLPPLLSHLNQQRDNFRDHFGHLCFVFVVPPFALKYFLRRAADFLDWRSAIFTFADTHAEERKIQARIQVAQGEETKDSNLQALIYFLQGNAQNETGDYKKAIASYDAAAAVAVIPEFHGLINNNKGIVLEILGQHEAAISCYDAALTINPNNHEALNNKANTLSNLGYYEAAITTYDAALAIKPDLHEALNNKGIALEKLGQYEAAIAAYDQVLAIKPDKHNALYNKGIALDHLGQYESAIAAFDQALAIEPDDHEALNNKGIALGKLGQHEAAIATFDQALAIEPDYHEAWDSKGYALAMKGCFDEAIICFDKAIEINPQYANAIYNKAFTVSRTCNLDEALELLRWAIALDPKYRTMAKTDTDFDPIRHDDRFRALVEG, from the coding sequence ATGACCCTGGCAAAAACGGCCAAACAAATTGCCGCCGACCCCGAAGCCCAATACCAGGCTTTGCGACGGTCTTTGCGCCGCCGAAAAGGGTTTGGGTTGTTGTTTATCCAAGCCAGCCCCGCCAAGGCCCAGGAACTTTTGCAGCGCCTCCAAACCGACCTGCCCCAGAAAACCATCGGCACCCTCACCCTCACGGAACCCATCACCAATCTCTACAACCTGGTAGCCGAACGCCCCGACCTGGCCGACCTCAATATCCTCTTCATCCAAGGCATCGAAAAATCCCTAGAAGCTGATATTAAACCGGGCTATGGCGGCGAAGGCGACTACTACAACCTCGATACCCTGCCGCCCCTGCTTAGCCACCTCAACCAACAACGCGACAACTTCCGCGACCACTTTGGCCACCTGTGCTTTGTGTTTGTGGTGCCGCCCTTTGCCCTCAAATACTTCCTCCGCCGCGCCGCCGATTTCCTCGACTGGCGATCCGCCATCTTTACCTTTGCGGATACCCACGCTGAAGAACGCAAGATTCAAGCTCGAATTCAAGTTGCCCAGGGTGAAGAAACTAAAGATAGCAACCTGCAAGCTTTGATCTATTTTTTGCAAGGCAACGCCCAAAACGAAACTGGTGACTATAAAAAGGCTATCGCAAGCTACGATGCCGCTGCAGCAGTCGCCGTGATACCCGAATTCCATGGCTTGATTAACAATAACAAAGGGATTGTGCTGGAAATCTTGGGCCAGCATGAGGCCGCGATCAGTTGCTACGACGCCGCTTTGACCATCAACCCCAACAATCATGAAGCGCTCAACAATAAGGCGAATACGCTAAGCAACTTAGGTTATTATGAAGCCGCAATAACCACTTACGATGCTGCCTTAGCGATCAAACCCGACTTGCATGAGGCACTCAACAACAAAGGGATTGCGCTGGAGAAATTAGGGCAGTATGAGGCCGCCATCGCCGCTTATGACCAAGTCCTAGCCATCAAACCCGATAAACACAACGCACTCTACAACAAAGGAATTGCGTTGGATCACTTAGGTCAGTACGAGTCCGCTATTGCTGCTTTTGACCAAGCTCTAGCCATCGAACCCGACGATCATGAAGCGCTCAACAACAAAGGGATTGCGCTGGGGAAATTAGGGCAGCATGAGGCTGCCATCGCTACCTTTGACCAAGCCCTAGCCATCGAACCCGACTATCATGAAGCTTGGGACAGCAAAGGTTATGCCTTGGCAATGAAGGGGTGCTTTGATGAGGCCATTATTTGTTTCGATAAAGCTATTGAGATTAACCCTCAATATGCCAATGCTATTTACAATAAAGCGTTTACTGTAAGTAGAACGTGCAACTTAGATGAGGCATTAGAGTTACTTCGGTGGGCCATTGCCCTAGACCCCAAGTATCGCACCATGGCCAAAACCGACACCGACTTTGACCCCATCCGCCACGACGACCGCTTTCGGGCCTTGGTGGAGGGTTAA
- a CDS encoding AbrB/MazE/SpoVT family DNA-binding domain-containing protein, with the protein MASVTVSADLQITIPAAVGQSLGLSEGQRFQVVRYQDRIELIPIRPVRSLRGFLKGMETTLDRDTDRL; encoded by the coding sequence ATGGCATCTGTTACCGTATCAGCAGATTTGCAAATCACTATCCCAGCGGCGGTGGGCCAGTCCCTAGGGCTTTCTGAAGGGCAGCGCTTCCAGGTTGTGCGGTATCAAGACCGAATAGAACTGATTCCCATTCGCCCAGTGCGATCCCTCAGGGGTTTTCTTAAAGGAATGGAAACCACCCTAGACCGAGATACCGACCGACTATGA
- a CDS encoding type II toxin-antitoxin system VapC family toxin — translation MKNVVDSSGWLAYFADEPSADFFAPAIEDISGLIVPTISLYEVFKHILVRRSEDEAMRAVGAMLQGQVIDLDRELALNAAKLSVENKLPMADSIILATAYKFDAIVWTQDNDFEGLHNVRYLAKT, via the coding sequence ATGAAGAACGTGGTTGACTCCTCTGGTTGGCTGGCCTATTTTGCCGACGAACCCAGTGCAGACTTTTTTGCCCCTGCGATTGAAGATATCAGCGGCTTAATTGTGCCTACAATTAGCTTGTATGAGGTCTTTAAGCACATCCTGGTTCGACGCAGCGAAGATGAAGCGATGCGGGCTGTGGGGGCTATGCTGCAAGGCCAAGTGATTGATTTAGATCGTGAATTAGCGCTCAACGCTGCTAAGCTTTCCGTAGAAAACAAGTTGCCAATGGCAGACAGCATCATTCTTGCCACAGCCTATAAGTTCGATGCCATTGTTTGGACTCAAGATAACGACTTTGAGGGATTGCATAACGTTCGCTACTTGGCCAAGACATAG
- a CDS encoding S8 family serine peptidase, with product MGKQRRGASMISRLTSGARSRQGRRGSAWGKIGLGALGGLGLLAQPGWALLTSVGAEGIDARRLHGAPYHLTGEKIAIGQVEIGRPGQFGLDKRTLMNSPVAVWRVLQLDRWATANEFVDGHAANVASVMISQDKTLTGVAPEALLYAGAVGSMDNSRSAQPEQCVVSQAVAEQNGGDVRALNYSFGEPLSRDPRANPVLDGNALLTQCIDWLSRRHGALYVIAGNQGRGGIPIPTDNFNGLNIAYSRRDVNGRFTRLDPANLGSEPTVRSPRSPNPETNVGARRSISLVAPGSEIEMFDPDGRQRISSGTSFAAPHVVGTIALMQQLVDRQIRAGLDNWSVNGRHPMVMKAALLNSTDKLEDSGDGLRLGMARTLVDNNNRPWTDSDAYRDPKIPLHRDLGTGHLNAYRAYQQLLPGSFGPGDRIPTVGWNLGEVDQANAQAHDYVFAELLQGGSYLSATLAWERVVDLVDSNRNGRYDLGESFQDRGLNDLDLYLLPADSDDLSASLWSSESDVDSVEHLFYQIPETGYYKLRVVYQRQVHAQPAQPYGLAWWAVPAP from the coding sequence ATGGGCAAGCAGCGCCGGGGAGCCAGCATGATCTCCCGCCTCACGTCAGGGGCTCGTTCTCGCCAGGGGCGGCGTGGATCGGCTTGGGGCAAAATCGGGCTGGGAGCGCTGGGTGGCCTCGGTCTGTTGGCCCAGCCGGGATGGGCGCTGTTGACCTCGGTGGGGGCAGAGGGCATTGATGCCCGACGGCTCCATGGCGCACCCTACCACCTCACCGGGGAAAAAATTGCCATTGGCCAGGTAGAAATTGGCCGTCCGGGGCAGTTTGGGCTAGATAAGCGGACGCTCATGAACTCCCCTGTGGCGGTTTGGCGGGTGTTGCAGCTAGATCGGTGGGCCACCGCCAACGAATTTGTGGATGGCCATGCGGCTAACGTCGCCAGCGTTATGATTAGCCAGGACAAGACCCTCACCGGGGTGGCCCCAGAGGCGCTGCTCTACGCCGGGGCGGTGGGCAGTATGGACAATAGCCGCAGTGCCCAGCCAGAGCAATGCGTGGTTTCCCAGGCGGTAGCCGAACAAAACGGCGGCGATGTGCGGGCCTTGAACTACAGCTTTGGCGAACCCCTCAGCCGTGATCCTCGCGCTAATCCGGTGCTGGATGGCAATGCGCTGCTGACCCAGTGCATTGATTGGCTATCGCGACGGCATGGGGCGCTCTATGTGATTGCGGGCAACCAGGGCCGAGGGGGGATTCCCATTCCCACAGACAACTTCAATGGCCTCAACATTGCCTACTCCCGCCGCGATGTTAATGGCCGCTTCACCCGGTTGGATCCGGCTAACCTGGGCAGCGAACCCACGGTACGATCTCCTCGCTCTCCCAACCCTGAAACTAATGTGGGGGCGAGGCGATCCATCAGCCTTGTGGCTCCCGGCAGCGAGATTGAAATGTTTGACCCCGACGGACGACAACGGATCTCCAGCGGCACCAGCTTTGCGGCTCCCCATGTGGTGGGCACCATTGCCCTGATGCAGCAGTTGGTGGATCGCCAGATTCGCGCCGGACTCGATAACTGGTCGGTCAACGGACGGCACCCCATGGTGATGAAGGCGGCCCTGCTGAACTCCACTGACAAGCTGGAGGACAGCGGCGATGGCCTCCGCCTGGGTATGGCCCGCACCTTGGTAGACAACAACAACCGCCCCTGGACTGACTCTGATGCCTACCGCGACCCCAAAATTCCCCTCCACCGCGACCTTGGCACCGGGCACCTGAATGCCTACCGCGCCTACCAGCAGCTTTTGCCCGGATCCTTTGGGCCAGGAGACCGCATTCCCACTGTGGGCTGGAACTTAGGTGAAGTGGATCAGGCGAATGCCCAAGCCCACGACTATGTGTTTGCCGAATTGCTCCAGGGCGGCAGCTACCTGTCGGCCACCTTGGCCTGGGAGCGGGTGGTGGATTTGGTAGACAGTAACCGCAATGGCCGCTACGACCTGGGAGAAAGCTTCCAAGATCGGGGCCTGAATGACCTCGACCTTTACCTCCTACCCGCCGACAGTGACGACCTCAGTGCCAGCCTGTGGTCATCGGAAAGCGATGTAGACAGCGTAGAGCACCTGTTTTACCAAATTCCTGAAACCGGATACTACAAGCTGAGGGTGGTCTACCAGCGCCAAGTCCATGCTCAACCTGCCCAGCCCTATGGCCTCGCTTGGTGGGCCGTACCAGCTCCCTGA
- a CDS encoding lipase family protein: MVDYALALTCARLCEEIYRDFSGLRFSAYPDVEPTFIQSQDQGFTDTQAAVLNKLNSDRVYLIFRGTDKSIDWMNNVQFRQQIYPYGDGNTDVRFHQGFMTAYFAVRDQVLDTLATFTGQEVVITGHSLGGALATIAALDLQYNFGRANDLRFIVNAFGAPRVGNQAQVESYNRRVPNSQRFIYGWDIVTRVPREWQGFTHVDTAIQLGSRLTWRILSRRFSDHAIAAYVAALEADSPLTAPETLTQALQ, from the coding sequence ATGGTTGACTATGCCTTGGCTCTCACCTGTGCCCGTCTGTGCGAGGAAATCTACCGCGACTTTAGCGGGCTGCGCTTTTCCGCCTATCCCGATGTGGAACCCACCTTCATCCAAAGCCAGGATCAAGGCTTTACCGATACCCAGGCGGCGGTCTTGAATAAGCTCAACAGCGACCGGGTGTACCTCATCTTTCGCGGCACCGACAAATCCATCGACTGGATGAACAACGTCCAATTCCGCCAGCAAATCTACCCCTACGGCGACGGTAACACCGACGTTAGGTTTCACCAGGGTTTTATGACTGCCTACTTTGCCGTGCGCGATCAGGTGCTAGACACCCTCGCCACCTTCACCGGGCAGGAAGTGGTCATCACCGGGCACAGCCTTGGCGGTGCATTGGCCACCATCGCGGCCCTCGATCTTCAATACAACTTTGGCCGCGCCAACGACCTCCGGTTCATCGTTAACGCCTTTGGCGCACCCCGCGTTGGCAACCAGGCCCAGGTAGAGTCCTATAATCGCCGGGTGCCCAACAGCCAGCGGTTCATCTACGGCTGGGATATTGTCACCCGTGTGCCCCGCGAATGGCAGGGGTTTACCCATGTAGATACGGCCATCCAGCTTGGATCGCGACTCACCTGGCGCATCCTCAGCCGCCGCTTCAGCGACCACGCCATTGCCGCCTACGTCGCCGCCCTCGAAGCCGACTCCCCCCTCACCGCCCCCGAAACCCTCACCCAAGCCCTGCAATAA
- a CDS encoding GIY-YIG nuclease family protein, which translates to MSAPDQPSLLSQSDLRAADVSWAYNRESGTPMSPAELQQWKQRVADYQRSVQQAPAEKQGCLFEIDPPMAETIDPFTLLPQNAEFWRGQFQEAGVPALYFVVDHEVPLLLYVGETVKSNQRWQGVHDCKRYILSYVSAHRIHDLPVAVNIGFWPHAEADRRARQRLESDLIRRWRSPFNKENWTIWSTPFVGGKLEG; encoded by the coding sequence ATGTCCGCCCCCGATCAACCCTCCCTCCTCTCCCAATCCGACCTCCGGGCCGCAGATGTCTCCTGGGCCTACAACCGGGAGTCGGGCACACCCATGTCTCCCGCAGAATTGCAGCAGTGGAAGCAACGGGTGGCGGACTACCAGCGGTCGGTGCAGCAGGCTCCAGCGGAAAAACAGGGCTGTTTGTTTGAGATCGATCCCCCCATGGCCGAAACCATCGACCCCTTCACGCTGCTGCCTCAGAATGCCGAATTTTGGCGCGGTCAGTTCCAGGAGGCGGGCGTTCCGGCCCTGTATTTTGTGGTGGATCATGAGGTGCCGCTGCTGCTGTATGTGGGGGAAACGGTGAAATCGAACCAGCGCTGGCAGGGTGTCCACGACTGCAAACGCTACATTCTGAGCTACGTCTCTGCCCACCGCATCCACGACCTGCCCGTGGCGGTCAACATTGGCTTTTGGCCCCACGCCGAGGCCGACCGCAGAGCCCGCCAGCGCCTCGAAAGCGATCTTATCCGTCGCTGGCGATCCCCCTTCAACAAAGAAAACTGGACGATCTGGAGCACTCCCTTTGTGGGGGGCAAGCTAGAGGGCTAG
- the ilvN gene encoding acetolactate synthase small subunit — MVNTAALPVTAPAAPQAIKHTLSVLVEDEAGVLTRIAGLFARRGFNIESLAVGPAEKSGVSRITMVVPGDEQVIEQLTKQLYKLINVIKVNDITYTPCVERELVLLKVSATSANRSEVIDLAQIFRARVVDVSEDTLTLEVVGDPGKIVAILQMLNRFGLREIARTGKIALPRESGVNTEYLKSLADKI, encoded by the coding sequence ATGGTGAACACTGCCGCTCTCCCCGTCACCGCCCCCGCTGCCCCCCAGGCCATCAAGCACACCCTCTCTGTGCTGGTGGAAGATGAGGCGGGCGTTCTCACCCGCATTGCGGGGCTGTTTGCCCGTCGAGGCTTCAACATCGAAAGTCTGGCGGTTGGCCCAGCGGAAAAGTCTGGCGTGTCCCGCATCACCATGGTGGTGCCGGGGGATGAGCAGGTGATTGAGCAACTCACCAAACAGCTCTACAAGCTGATCAACGTGATCAAGGTCAACGACATCACCTACACCCCCTGCGTCGAGCGCGAACTGGTGCTGCTGAAGGTGAGCGCCACCAGCGCCAACCGCTCCGAAGTAATTGACCTAGCGCAGATTTTCCGGGCCAGGGTGGTGGATGTTTCCGAAGACACCCTCACCCTAGAAGTGGTGGGCGATCCGGGCAAAATTGTGGCCATCCTGCAAATGCTCAACCGCTTTGGTCTGCGCGAAATTGCCCGCACCGGAAAAATTGCCCTCCCCCGCGAATCCGGCGTTAACACCGAATACCTCAAATCTCTGGCCGACAAAATCTAA
- the dapB gene encoding 4-hydroxy-tetrahydrodipicolinate reductase, which translates to MTTPTTIPVVVNGACGKMGREVIKAVAQAEDMTLVGAIDKKPDILGQDIGEVIGFRPLEVPVMNDLEATLVAAQSEGQAVMVDFTHPDTVYESVRAAIAYGVRPVVGTTGLSPAQIRDLAEFADKASTGCLIIPNFSIGVVLMQQAAQQAAQYFDHVEIIELHHNQKADAPSGTAVQTAQMLAEAQKSFNAPLVKETETLPGSRGGATPEGIHIHSVRLPGLIAHQEILFGAPGQLYTLRHDTSDRASFMPGVLLCIRRVMPLKSLIYGMDKIL; encoded by the coding sequence ATGACAACCCCAACCACAATTCCCGTTGTTGTCAACGGAGCCTGCGGCAAAATGGGCCGCGAGGTGATTAAAGCGGTGGCCCAAGCCGAGGATATGACCCTGGTGGGGGCCATCGACAAAAAGCCCGACATCCTTGGCCAAGACATTGGCGAGGTGATTGGCTTTCGGCCCCTAGAAGTGCCCGTCATGAACGACTTGGAGGCCACCCTAGTCGCCGCCCAAAGCGAAGGGCAGGCGGTCATGGTGGACTTCACCCATCCTGATACCGTGTATGAGTCGGTGCGGGCAGCGATTGCCTACGGGGTGCGCCCCGTGGTGGGCACAACGGGGCTCAGCCCCGCGCAAATCCGCGATCTAGCCGAGTTTGCCGACAAGGCCAGCACCGGATGTTTGATCATCCCCAACTTCTCCATTGGTGTGGTGTTGATGCAGCAGGCGGCGCAGCAGGCGGCGCAATACTTCGACCATGTGGAAATCATTGAACTGCACCACAACCAAAAGGCTGACGCCCCTAGCGGCACCGCAGTACAAACGGCCCAAATGCTGGCCGAAGCCCAAAAGTCCTTCAATGCGCCCCTGGTGAAGGAAACCGAAACCCTGCCCGGTTCGAGGGGCGGGGCCACCCCGGAGGGTATCCACATCCACAGCGTGCGGCTCCCCGGCCTGATTGCCCACCAAGAAATCCTCTTTGGCGCACCGGGCCAACTCTACACCCTCCGCCACGACACCAGCGACCGGGCCAGCTTTATGCCGGGGGTGCTGCTCTGCATCCGCCGAGTGATGCCCCTCAAATCGCTGATCTACGGCATGGACAAGATCCTCTAG
- a CDS encoding sigma-70 family RNA polymerase sigma factor produces the protein MFSTWSVPLRTSKPAVSPSELTNSELVALCQQRLRPDRVAFAELLRRYQGHVDKLLYHLAPDWADRADLSQEVWIRVYRNIRRLNEPAKFKGWLGRITTNLFYDELRRRKRSRGTLSLDAPLNLEDGSVEWDVPAADPGPVDTLMTQEFYTQLHQAIADLPEVFRTAIVLREIQGLAYEEIAEITNVSLGTVKSRIARARQRLQVDLQPYLGSE, from the coding sequence ATGTTCTCTACTTGGTCTGTCCCCCTCAGAACTTCCAAGCCAGCGGTTAGCCCCAGCGAGCTAACCAACTCAGAACTGGTGGCCCTTTGTCAGCAGCGCCTCCGTCCTGACCGGGTGGCCTTTGCCGAACTGCTGCGCCGCTACCAGGGCCATGTGGACAAGCTGCTCTACCACCTTGCCCCCGACTGGGCCGACCGGGCCGACCTCTCCCAGGAGGTTTGGATTCGGGTCTACCGCAACATTAGACGGCTGAACGAACCCGCCAAGTTTAAGGGCTGGCTAGGCCGCATCACCACCAACCTGTTCTACGACGAGCTGCGCCGCCGCAAGCGTTCTCGCGGCACCCTATCCCTGGATGCCCCCCTCAACCTAGAGGATGGATCCGTGGAGTGGGATGTTCCCGCTGCCGACCCCGGCCCGGTAGATACCCTGATGACCCAAGAGTTTTACACCCAGCTTCACCAGGCCATCGCCGATCTGCCCGAAGTCTTCCGTACCGCCATTGTGCTCCGGGAAATCCAGGGCTTGGCCTACGAGGAAATTGCGGAGATTACCAACGTTTCCCTCGGCACCGTCAAGTCTCGTATTGCCCGTGCCCGTCAGCGCCTTCAGGTAGACTTGCAGCCCTACCTTGGTAGCGAGTAA
- a CDS encoding heme-copper oxidase subunit III: protein MQGTIDSATPAVAHEEHQDLRVLGLLTFLASEFLMFAGFFAVFLVFRSSIAEWPPKETEVELLLPAVNTFILVSSSLVINLGTKAIKKNDLAKMRLWFGVTAAMGAVFLVGQVYEYMTLGYGLKTNLFSNCFYLMTGFHGVHVFIGLLLILGVLWRSRRAGHYSDVTHTGPEMAEIYWHFVDVVWIVLFTLIYLLTLV, encoded by the coding sequence ATGCAAGGCACTATCGATTCAGCCACGCCCGCCGTTGCCCATGAGGAGCACCAAGATCTTCGGGTTCTGGGATTACTGACCTTTCTGGCCTCAGAATTTCTCATGTTTGCCGGATTCTTTGCGGTGTTTCTGGTGTTCCGCAGCTCCATCGCGGAATGGCCCCCCAAAGAAACCGAGGTGGAACTGCTATTGCCTGCGGTGAACACCTTCATTCTGGTGTCCAGTAGTTTGGTGATTAACCTCGGTACCAAGGCTATTAAGAAAAATGACCTGGCCAAAATGCGGCTCTGGTTTGGCGTCACGGCAGCGATGGGAGCCGTCTTTTTAGTAGGTCAGGTCTATGAATATATGACCCTGGGCTATGGCCTCAAAACCAATCTATTTAGCAACTGCTTCTACCTGATGACGGGCTTTCACGGAGTCCATGTGTTCATTGGGTTACTGCTGATCTTGGGCGTTCTGTGGCGGTCTCGGCGGGCTGGGCACTACAGCGACGTGACCCACACCGGGCCGGAAATGGCGGAAATCTACTGGCACTTTGTGGATGTGGTGTGGATTGTGCTGTTCACCCTGATCTACCTGCTAACGCTGGTGTAA